Within the Cupriavidus necator N-1 genome, the region ACGAAGGCGAGCAAGGCGCGGCCTGCCGTGAAGCCGTCGGCATCCAAGGCGGGGAAGGCCGCCGGCAAGAGGCCAAGTGCAGAACTAGCGCGAGAGATTCTCGCGCGCTCGCAAAAGGTGGCTAGGCCGAGAAGGCGAGTCACGCTTGCCAAGCACATCGAAGCCATGTTCAAGGCACACGCGATCGCCGACCGCGAAGTGCAGGCCATTATCGCCAAGCTTCTCGCCAATCGCTCGATCAGCGACAACGAGGGCGCCATCAGCTATCATTTCTGACCGGCTATTCGGCTGTCGCGCACTCGCGATCCCCGCACAGTAGCGCGGGCACTTCGACATCACGAGCAAGAATGGCGGCGAGCGCAATTTGAGTGCGTCTTCAAGTGTGCCGCCGGCGAGCGGGGCCTCCGGGGTCACGTATGCGCATAGCGTTCTCGCATAATAGAGCCGCTCGAATGGGGCTATGCGCCGTACTTACTCAATGTCTGATCAGCTCAGCCGCTCAAACCAGGCCTTCAAAATCTTCGTTCCGTGGGTCGAATGAAGCCAATCTCGGCTGCCAAGGTCCCCGATCACAAGGGAACTTAGCTACTTTGTCACGGAGCCGGCTGACACACCGCCTCGAGACTCGACCGATTTTTGGCACCAATCACGCGTTCCACTGTTGAATTTCCCTGTAAAGCAGAAGCTTTGCCCCGCAAACACGATTGAAGGGGCGGGGTTACAAAGCGGAAGCGAGGTGCTATCGCTTGCCTCGCCCACTTGAGGCGCGGTATTGCCGCCGACAGCAGCAAGGAGCAGATCGAGAATTTCCCGTTCTTCTTCGGAATCCACTTTTCCATCGGCCAGTGCTGCTACCAACCTGGGATATATGGCCTTTGCTGGCCACTGATCGGCAGCAGCTCGATTGGCGTTTAGCCAAGAAAGCAGGAATTCCACCTCGCCTTGATGGACCATGCCGTCGGCCAACACTCCCTTAACTATGCCAATCAACTCATCGATCTGACGTTCCGCCACGGCCTCGCCTCGATAAGCCGAATTGAGCGGTTGCCCTTGCGACCACGGGCCGCGTCGAGCGGTGCGAAGCGGGGGCCGGACGGAACTGGAGACGGGCCGGCGCCAGCTGGACGCGTTGCGAACCAAATTCTCGACGGAGCTGGAGCGGGCCC harbors:
- a CDS encoding BRCT domain-containing protein, whose protein sequence is MAERQIDELIGIVKGVLADGMVHQGEVEFLLSWLNANRAAADQWPAKAIYPRLVAALADGKVDSEEEREILDLLLAAVGGNTAPQVGEASDSTSLPLCNPAPSIVFAGQSFCFTGKFNSGTRDWCQKSVESRGGVSAGSVTK